The following proteins come from a genomic window of Sphaerisporangium rubeum:
- a CDS encoding DUF4097 family beta strand repeat-containing protein yields the protein MTKTTMIAAGAVVCAGLVLSGCGLRTIASPTKEHSQTYDVTGGRVGALDVQTGAGDIEIVRGTGKRIRVTETMHWKSEQPKSEHPVDGGTLRLSYECARDDWNCGVDYRVELPDGMSAKLRTGSGDITLRSVSGELDAFTGSGDIDANGLTGHRAIAETGSGDVELRFTVAPFDVQVSTGSGNATVHVPADEYNVTAETGSGSRTVDVTTDASSERRLILKTGSGDAKVLKA from the coding sequence ATGACCAAGACGACGATGATCGCCGCCGGCGCCGTGGTGTGCGCCGGGCTGGTGCTGAGCGGCTGCGGCCTGCGGACCATCGCCTCCCCCACCAAGGAGCACAGCCAGACGTACGACGTCACCGGTGGCAGGGTCGGCGCGCTCGACGTGCAGACCGGCGCCGGGGACATCGAGATCGTCCGCGGCACCGGCAAGAGGATCCGGGTGACCGAGACGATGCACTGGAAGAGCGAGCAGCCCAAGAGCGAGCACCCCGTGGACGGTGGCACGCTGCGCCTGTCGTACGAGTGCGCGCGCGACGACTGGAACTGCGGCGTGGACTACCGGGTGGAGCTGCCCGACGGCATGAGCGCCAAGCTGAGGACCGGTTCCGGTGACATCACCCTGCGGTCGGTCAGCGGCGAGCTGGACGCCTTCACCGGCTCGGGGGACATCGACGCCAACGGGCTGACCGGCCACCGCGCCATCGCCGAGACCGGGTCCGGTGACGTCGAGCTGCGCTTCACCGTCGCGCCGTTCGACGTGCAGGTCAGCACCGGCTCCGGCAACGCCACCGTCCACGTGCCGGCCGACGAGTACAACGTGACCGCGGAGACCGGTTCCGGCAGCCGGACGGTCGACGTCACCACCGACGCCTCCTCGGAGCGTCGCCTGATCCTGAAGACCGGCTCAGGCGACGCCAAGGTGCTCAAAGCCTGA